From one Gracilimonas sp. genomic stretch:
- a CDS encoding 2-isopropylmalate synthase, with protein MPNTQIQIFDTTLRDGEQVPGCRLNTQEKIEIARELERLGVDVMEVGFPVSSPGDFKSVKQISAIIKNSTVCALTRAVQNDIEVAAEAVQNANRPRIHTGIGTSDSHVFNKLRTTREKVIERGVEAVKLSKKYVEDVEFYAEDAGRTDNEYLAKVIEAVIKAGATVVNIPDTTGYCLPSEYGEKIKYLKENVKGIDKAIISTHCHNDLGLATANSISGIQNGAQQIECTINGIGERAGNASLEEVVMIMRKHHDLNFDTNINTKYLCEVSALVSAKMNMPVQANKAIVGSNAFAHSSGIHQDGVIKSRETYEIIDPEEVGALESSIVLTARSGRAALHYRAQKLGFEFSKEELDRYYKEFLNLADQQKVIQDQDLVQLFSVAATG; from the coding sequence ATGCCAAACACACAAATACAGATTTTTGATACAACTCTCCGGGATGGCGAACAAGTACCGGGGTGCAGATTAAATACCCAGGAAAAAATTGAAATCGCCAGGGAATTGGAACGTCTTGGAGTAGACGTAATGGAAGTCGGTTTTCCGGTTTCCAGCCCAGGAGATTTTAAGTCCGTAAAACAGATTTCTGCAATCATCAAAAATTCAACGGTGTGCGCTCTCACTCGCGCCGTTCAAAACGACATCGAAGTAGCAGCTGAAGCTGTTCAAAATGCTAATCGTCCTCGTATTCACACAGGAATTGGAACATCTGACAGTCATGTCTTTAATAAACTCAGAACTACCCGTGAGAAAGTAATTGAACGGGGAGTGGAAGCCGTAAAGCTTTCGAAGAAGTATGTGGAAGATGTAGAATTTTATGCTGAAGACGCCGGGCGTACAGATAATGAATATCTCGCAAAAGTAATCGAAGCAGTGATCAAGGCTGGAGCAACGGTAGTAAATATTCCGGATACAACAGGCTACTGCCTGCCTTCGGAGTATGGTGAAAAGATCAAATACCTGAAAGAAAACGTGAAGGGAATTGATAAAGCCATTATCTCCACGCACTGCCATAACGATTTAGGCCTGGCCACAGCAAATTCAATTTCCGGAATACAAAATGGAGCTCAGCAAATCGAATGTACCATCAATGGAATTGGTGAGCGGGCCGGAAATGCATCATTGGAAGAAGTGGTGATGATTATGCGTAAGCATCATGACTTGAATTTTGATACCAACATCAATACCAAGTATCTCTGTGAAGTCAGTGCGCTGGTTTCAGCTAAAATGAATATGCCGGTTCAGGCCAATAAAGCCATTGTTGGATCGAATGCTTTTGCACATTCATCAGGTATTCACCAGGATGGAGTGATTAAATCGCGGGAAACTTATGAAATTATAGACCCTGAAGAAGTTGGCGCACTGGAGTCATCTATTGTGCTTACTGCCCGGAGTGGTCGTGCTGCATTGCACTACAGGGCACAGAAACTGGGATTTGAGTTTAGTAAAGAAGAATTGGATCGTTATTACAAGGAATTTCTGAATCTTGCTGATCAGCAAAAGGTGATTCAGGATCAGGACTTGGTTCAATTGTTTTCAGTTGCTGCAACAGGCTAA
- the leuC gene encoding 3-isopropylmalate dehydratase large subunit, whose translation MPKTLFDKVWDHHVVAQVEGGLEVLYIDRHFIHEVTSPQAFSGIRNRGIDIHRTDKIVATADHNVPTKNQHLPIKDALSKLQVDALQQNCEDFGIELYGLGHPYQGIVHVIGPELGITKPGMTIVCGDSHTSTHGAFGAIAFGIGTSQVEQVMATQCLLVERPKTMRITIDGELGDGIYAKDIILYIISKLGTGGGTGHFVEYAGTAIWGLSMEARMTICNMSIEMGARGGMIAPDETTFEYVKGREFAPQGERFEKAVDHWKTLFSDDEAIFDTEYNFRAEDIEPMITYGTNPGAGIKITGTVPKPEEVANPEGLQKSLEYMGLEPGQRLQGKKIDHVFIGSCTNSRIEDLRIVANYVKGKKKADHVNAMIVPGSRQVQEQAQKEGIDKILAEAGFELRQSGCSACLGMNEDKIPKGEYCVSTSNRNFEGRQGPGARTMLVSPLTAAAIAIEGKVVDPREFELEKVAV comes from the coding sequence ATGCCAAAAACGTTATTTGATAAAGTTTGGGATCATCATGTAGTTGCGCAGGTAGAGGGTGGTTTAGAAGTTTTATATATCGACCGGCATTTTATCCATGAGGTTACCAGCCCACAAGCTTTTAGTGGTATCCGAAACCGTGGAATAGATATTCACCGAACCGATAAGATTGTTGCAACGGCAGATCACAATGTGCCTACCAAAAATCAGCATCTTCCTATTAAAGATGCGCTTTCCAAATTACAGGTGGATGCTCTTCAGCAGAACTGTGAAGATTTCGGGATTGAGCTTTATGGATTAGGACATCCCTATCAGGGTATTGTGCATGTAATTGGTCCGGAGCTGGGAATAACCAAGCCGGGCATGACCATCGTTTGTGGTGATAGCCATACGTCAACTCATGGGGCATTTGGTGCTATTGCATTTGGAATAGGGACTTCTCAGGTAGAACAGGTAATGGCTACTCAATGCCTGCTTGTAGAGCGTCCTAAAACTATGCGCATTACTATAGATGGAGAACTGGGGGACGGGATTTATGCCAAAGACATCATCCTGTATATCATTTCGAAATTGGGAACCGGCGGAGGAACCGGCCATTTTGTAGAATATGCGGGAACAGCCATCTGGGGACTTTCTATGGAAGCTCGCATGACCATCTGCAACATGAGTATAGAAATGGGTGCACGTGGCGGGATGATTGCTCCGGATGAAACGACTTTTGAATATGTGAAAGGCCGTGAATTTGCCCCACAAGGAGAACGATTTGAGAAAGCTGTAGATCATTGGAAAACACTTTTTTCAGACGATGAAGCTATTTTTGATACAGAATACAATTTCCGGGCTGAAGACATTGAACCGATGATTACCTATGGGACCAATCCCGGGGCAGGCATCAAGATTACCGGAACGGTTCCAAAACCAGAAGAAGTCGCAAACCCGGAGGGATTGCAAAAGTCGCTTGAATATATGGGGCTGGAACCCGGTCAAAGACTTCAGGGAAAGAAAATCGATCACGTATTTATAGGAAGCTGTACCAATAGCCGCATTGAAGACCTTCGGATTGTAGCGAACTATGTGAAAGGCAAAAAGAAAGCCGATCATGTTAATGCGATGATTGTACCGGGCTCAAGACAGGTTCAAGAGCAGGCACAGAAAGAAGGAATTGACAAGATATTAGCCGAGGCTGGTTTTGAATTACGACAGTCGGGATGTTCAGCATGTCTTGGAATGAACGAGGATAAAATTCCAAAAGGCGAATATTGTGTTTCTACATCGAACCGAAATTTTGAGGGGCGGCAGGGGCCCGGTGCCCGAACTATGCTGGTG